One window from the genome of Salvia hispanica cultivar TCC Black 2014 unplaced genomic scaffold, UniMelb_Shisp_WGS_1.0 HiC_scaffold_68, whole genome shotgun sequence encodes:
- the LOC125199792 gene encoding disease resistance protein RPP8-like isoform X2: MGNSIRHRQTQEENYTNRSINIVEAAVLGKIQDFESMYVICTEIFELTMLEDKIRILKEMLDFTRDLKMEDMSRLKYFMADLVELAQDVMDIDIYSFLQILKVEKLEDEIKMTKMRMINFGAVEKNIGDEKEEEEVVVGLEEHVKNFVKSVILKNSHDLQIMSIKGMIGIGKTTLARQLYKAGAGQFQRHAWQMVVGYAERKPSLEEMDNRSLQQMLVWYLREFSYFIVLDNMPNEMGLKSILQGLPSEGIYLHPFCSS, translated from the exons AAGCATAAACATTGTGGAGGCTGCGGTCTTAGGGAAGATACAAGATTTCGAGAGTATGTATGTTATATGTACAGAAATCTTCGAGCTTACGATGTTGGAGGATAAAATTAGAATACTTAAAGAGATGTTGGATTTCACGAGAGACTTGAAAATGGAAGACATGAGCagactaaaatattttatggcTGACTTGGTCGAGTTGGCTCAAGATGTCATGGACATAGACATTTACAGTTTCCTTCAAATTCTCAAAGTTGAGAAACTTGAAGATGAGATCAAGATGACAAAGATGCGGATGATAAACTTTGGAGCTGTTGAGAAAAATATTGGAGacgaaaaagaagaagaagaagttgtGGTGGGATTGGAGGAACACGTTAAGAATTTTGTTAAGAgtgtgattttaaaaaattctcatGACTTGCAGATTATGTCTATAAAAGGCATGATTGGTATCGGGAAGACAACTCTGGCCAGACAACTGTACAAGGCCGGGGCTGGCCAGTTCCAGCGTCATGCTTGG CAAATGGTGGTAGGATATGCCGAAAGAAAGCCGTCATTGGAAGAAATGGACAACCGAAGTCTCCAACAGATGCTTGTCTGGTACCTGCGagaattttcatatttcatagTTTTGGACAATATGCCGAATGAAATGGGATTGAAGTCCATCTTGCAAGGTCTTCCATCTGAAGGTATATATCTCCATCCGTTTTGTTCATCTTag
- the LOC125199792 gene encoding disease resistance protein RPP8-like isoform X1, which translates to MGNSIRHRQTQEENYTNRSINIVEAAVLGKIQDFESMYVICTEIFELTMLEDKIRILKEMLDFTRDLKMEDMSRLKYFMADLVELAQDVMDIDIYSFLQILKVEKLEDEIKMTKMRMINFGAVEKNIGDEKEEEEVVVGLEEHVKNFVKSVILKNSHDLQIMSIKGMIGIGKTTLARQLYKAGAGQFQRHAWVCISSDMSKKEILMKLIQQMVVGYAERKPSLEEMDNRSLQQMLVWYLREFSYFIVLDNMPNEMGLKSILQGLPSEGIYLHPFCSS; encoded by the coding sequence AAGCATAAACATTGTGGAGGCTGCGGTCTTAGGGAAGATACAAGATTTCGAGAGTATGTATGTTATATGTACAGAAATCTTCGAGCTTACGATGTTGGAGGATAAAATTAGAATACTTAAAGAGATGTTGGATTTCACGAGAGACTTGAAAATGGAAGACATGAGCagactaaaatattttatggcTGACTTGGTCGAGTTGGCTCAAGATGTCATGGACATAGACATTTACAGTTTCCTTCAAATTCTCAAAGTTGAGAAACTTGAAGATGAGATCAAGATGACAAAGATGCGGATGATAAACTTTGGAGCTGTTGAGAAAAATATTGGAGacgaaaaagaagaagaagaagttgtGGTGGGATTGGAGGAACACGTTAAGAATTTTGTTAAGAgtgtgattttaaaaaattctcatGACTTGCAGATTATGTCTATAAAAGGCATGATTGGTATCGGGAAGACAACTCTGGCCAGACAACTGTACAAGGCCGGGGCTGGCCAGTTCCAGCGTCATGCTTGGGTATGCATTTCTAGTGACATGAGTAAGAAAGAGATACTTATGAAACTGATACAGCAAATGGTGGTAGGATATGCCGAAAGAAAGCCGTCATTGGAAGAAATGGACAACCGAAGTCTCCAACAGATGCTTGTCTGGTACCTGCGagaattttcatatttcatagTTTTGGACAATATGCCGAATGAAATGGGATTGAAGTCCATCTTGCAAGGTCTTCCATCTGAAGGTATATATCTCCATCCGTTTTGTTCATCTTag